The proteins below come from a single Deinococcus humi genomic window:
- a CDS encoding efflux RND transporter periplasmic adaptor subunit, whose amino-acid sequence MRRLLPFLTLPLLLAACSQPGEQAKSTGNDLTTAPAKSTVLNVQVVTAREGTLNVQRSASAIITAQKDSQVATQSGGTVTRVLADEGEQVSAGAVVLQLDDTQQQQALDNARLQLQQAQINLQQTRDSTANASASLSAAVSSAEATLAQAQQNAQSAETLYGLGGISLADLQAARATLAQAQSGLSAAKNNLTQNGRSAQGSVPLQQVALETAQAGVRQAEENLARTAVKAPFDGTVANISAKVGEFAGQGTPVFRLVDPGSIRAKFSIPSSDAFALTDGTQLNLGYGGVNYVATVQGSPGIAGSDRLVPITARIQGGEKLPVGAAAQVRYRANLGSGVLIPSSAVQVDDGENAVYVAADGKAERRVIRVIAESGGQLAVDGLNAGVAVINPLPASLQDGAAISVAGAAPTAADEAEEGETGGDAP is encoded by the coding sequence ATGAGACGGCTGCTTCCATTCCTGACCCTGCCCCTGCTGCTGGCAGCGTGCTCACAGCCAGGCGAGCAGGCCAAGTCCACAGGCAATGACCTGACCACCGCCCCCGCCAAGTCCACCGTGCTGAACGTGCAGGTGGTCACGGCCAGGGAGGGCACCCTGAACGTGCAGCGCAGCGCCAGCGCCATCATCACGGCGCAGAAGGATTCACAGGTGGCCACCCAAAGCGGCGGCACCGTGACGCGGGTGCTGGCCGACGAGGGTGAACAGGTGAGCGCCGGGGCCGTGGTGTTGCAGCTGGACGACACCCAGCAGCAACAGGCGCTGGACAACGCCCGCCTCCAGCTCCAGCAGGCCCAGATCAACCTGCAACAGACCCGCGACTCCACGGCCAATGCCAGCGCCTCGCTGTCTGCCGCAGTCTCTTCGGCAGAGGCCACGCTGGCCCAAGCGCAGCAAAACGCCCAGAGCGCCGAGACGCTGTACGGGCTGGGCGGGATCAGTCTGGCGGACCTGCAGGCGGCGCGGGCCACGCTGGCGCAGGCACAGTCGGGCCTGTCTGCCGCAAAGAACAACCTGACACAGAACGGGCGCAGCGCCCAGGGCAGCGTGCCGCTGCAACAGGTGGCGCTGGAAACGGCGCAGGCGGGTGTCAGGCAGGCCGAGGAAAACCTGGCCCGCACCGCCGTCAAGGCGCCCTTCGATGGAACGGTGGCGAACATCAGCGCGAAGGTGGGCGAGTTCGCCGGACAGGGGACGCCCGTCTTCCGGCTGGTCGATCCTGGCAGCATCCGCGCCAAGTTCAGCATTCCCAGCAGCGACGCCTTTGCCCTGACCGACGGCACCCAGCTCAATCTGGGCTACGGCGGTGTCAATTACGTGGCTACCGTGCAGGGCAGCCCCGGCATCGCGGGCAGTGACCGACTGGTGCCCATCACCGCGCGCATTCAGGGCGGCGAGAAGCTGCCGGTGGGCGCGGCGGCCCAGGTGCGCTACCGCGCCAATCTGGGCAGCGGCGTGCTGATTCCCAGCAGCGCCGTGCAGGTGGACGACGGCGAGAACGCCGTTTACGTGGCGGCAGACGGCAAGGCCGAGCGCCGGGTGATCCGCGTGATCGCCGAATCCGGCGGTCAACTGGCCGTGGACGGCCTGAACGCGGGGGTGGCCGTGATCAATCCGCTGCCCGCCAGCCTGCAGGACGGCGCGGCCATCTCGGTGGCCGGGGCCGCGCCCACGGCGGCTGACGAGGCCGAAGAGGGCGAGACGGGGGGCGACGCGCCATGA
- a CDS encoding TolC family protein, protein MTHHTPTVRILTVLLALSLGHAAAQDAVKLTLSGAVSRALASGPDVTTARANLQKAQANLRAVRADPTSIITTLTQAEQDNAAAAITLDSTKLNVAQTVISQYLAAYEAGGRIALNSAQVALDKRNLQIAQARLAARVATQLDVNRAQTSLNSDTQALADAQAQLPVLKAGLARTLGLPTGTALTLADPPAPPKLGTSLATLQTGLDKRLPSLSQASNGLSFAALQVRLADNDYTPARTLEDARTAQANAQRSLDDAVKAASTGVRDAYRAVQNAQEQVDIARQQSTNAQTTLTQARARLKAGTAAAVEVQQAEVQAQQADFAVVQAQDGLWKALAALGAASGVDVTGLAK, encoded by the coding sequence ATGACCCACCACACCCCCACAGTCCGCATCCTAACCGTCCTGCTCGCCCTGAGTCTGGGCCACGCCGCCGCGCAGGACGCCGTGAAGCTGACCCTGTCGGGCGCCGTCTCCCGCGCCCTCGCCAGCGGGCCGGACGTCACCACTGCCCGCGCCAACCTGCAAAAGGCCCAGGCCAATCTGCGGGCCGTGCGCGCCGATCCCACCAGCATCATCACCACGCTGACCCAGGCCGAGCAGGACAACGCGGCGGCCGCCATCACGCTGGACAGCACCAAACTGAACGTCGCGCAGACCGTCATCTCGCAGTACCTGGCGGCCTACGAGGCAGGCGGGCGAATTGCCCTGAACAGCGCACAGGTGGCGCTGGACAAACGCAACCTGCAGATCGCGCAGGCCCGCCTGGCTGCCAGGGTCGCCACCCAGCTCGACGTGAACCGCGCCCAGACCAGCCTGAACAGCGACACCCAGGCCCTGGCCGACGCGCAGGCGCAGCTTCCTGTACTGAAAGCCGGGCTGGCCCGCACCCTTGGCCTGCCCACCGGCACGGCCCTGACCCTGGCCGATCCGCCCGCGCCGCCCAAGCTGGGCACCAGCCTGGCCACGCTTCAGACGGGACTGGACAAACGCCTGCCCTCGCTGAGCCAGGCCAGCAACGGCCTGAGCTTCGCGGCGCTGCAGGTCAGGCTGGCCGACAATGACTACACACCCGCCCGGACCCTGGAAGACGCCCGCACGGCCCAGGCCAACGCTCAGCGGAGTCTGGATGACGCCGTGAAGGCTGCGTCGACAGGCGTACGCGATGCCTACCGCGCCGTGCAGAATGCCCAGGAACAGGTGGATATTGCCCGTCAGCAGAGCACCAATGCCCAGACCACCCTGACCCAGGCGCGCGCCCGCCTGAAGGCCGGGACCGCCGCCGCCGTGGAGGTCCAGCAGGCCGAGGTTCAGGCGCAGCAGGCTGACTTCGCGGTGGTTCAGGCGCAGGACGGGCTGTGGAAGGCTCTCGCGGCGTTGGGGGCGGCCTCCGGCGTGGACGTGACCGGACTGGCAAAATGA
- a CDS encoding TolC family protein: MTRRFSALFLTALLGLGLHTPGQAQTPTPPPSGSTTPALQQPSSTAQVQAAPLTLNGVLTLLRQSPGWQSADLTYRAAQLALDSARTRAGLSLSVGVDSSLVKVPWDTGEWKGSASLNVSAALNVLPWSPAREAVRSAERALSASAVTLRDNRATLTIQAAQAFAGARSAVTGLAQADAQLALSARLRAVADEQRSQNLITEEAVLERQAALESAQAAREKAARGVTLAAAQLTRVLGQPLTLPTDLRSLGGLPTLNPSNDLNTLLARALNARPEIARAEVSLADAQAALAAAQRNARLPDLTAGIRAGQLSDGQGGSGRVVSGSLNAKTGVLGVQASIPLKDTGDIPGGVTLSLSGTYTLLGGAAAGELAQAVQGLQQAQLGLSTARQGVELDVRTRLSGYKDELGGLTSLQTALTRAQTALASARARVDAGLATPLDVSQAELGVMQAQNALDAQNAAVALAALQLLQATGELDPVLLGQLPALPTTPAPAQVSPPPSPGATPVPPPTEPSPSTETSGGQP, encoded by the coding sequence ATGACGCGACGTTTTTCCGCACTGTTTCTCACGGCGCTTCTAGGTCTGGGACTGCACACCCCGGGCCAGGCCCAGACCCCGACACCACCCCCGTCAGGTTCAACAACGCCCGCTTTACAACAGCCCTCCTCCACGGCACAGGTCCAGGCCGCACCGCTCACGCTGAACGGCGTCCTGACCCTGCTGCGGCAGTCGCCCGGCTGGCAATCGGCAGACCTGACCTACCGCGCCGCGCAACTCGCGCTAGACAGCGCCCGCACCCGCGCAGGCCTGTCCTTGAGCGTGGGAGTTGACAGCAGCCTGGTCAAGGTGCCGTGGGACACTGGCGAGTGGAAGGGCAGCGCCTCACTGAATGTCAGCGCCGCCCTGAACGTGTTGCCATGGTCTCCCGCCCGCGAGGCGGTTCGTAGCGCCGAACGGGCGCTGTCGGCATCGGCGGTCACCTTACGCGACAACCGCGCCACGCTGACCATTCAAGCCGCACAGGCCTTTGCCGGAGCGCGAAGCGCCGTGACCGGACTGGCCCAGGCCGACGCGCAACTGGCCCTGAGTGCCCGGCTACGGGCTGTGGCGGACGAACAGCGCTCGCAAAACCTGATCACCGAGGAAGCTGTGCTGGAGCGCCAGGCTGCCCTGGAATCGGCCCAGGCCGCGCGCGAGAAGGCGGCGCGCGGCGTGACCCTGGCCGCCGCACAACTGACCCGCGTGCTGGGGCAGCCCCTGACGCTGCCCACCGATCTGAGGAGCCTGGGCGGCCTGCCCACGCTGAATCCCTCGAATGACCTGAACACCCTGCTGGCCCGCGCCCTGAATGCCCGTCCGGAAATCGCGCGCGCTGAGGTCTCGCTGGCCGACGCGCAGGCTGCGCTGGCCGCTGCCCAGCGCAACGCCCGCCTGCCGGACCTGACCGCCGGTATCCGCGCCGGACAGCTCAGCGACGGTCAGGGCGGCTCGGGCCGGGTGGTCAGCGGCAGCTTGAACGCCAAGACCGGCGTGCTGGGCGTCCAGGCCAGCATTCCGCTCAAGGACACTGGCGATATTCCTGGTGGGGTCACGCTGTCGCTGAGCGGCACATACACCCTGCTGGGCGGCGCGGCAGCTGGCGAGCTGGCACAGGCCGTTCAGGGCCTGCAGCAGGCGCAACTGGGCCTGAGCACCGCCCGGCAGGGGGTGGAACTTGATGTGCGCACCCGACTATCTGGTTATAAGGACGAGCTGGGCGGGCTGACCAGCCTGCAGACCGCGCTGACCCGTGCCCAGACTGCGCTGGCCAGCGCGCGCGCCCGCGTGGACGCTGGGCTGGCGACGCCGCTGGACGTTTCACAGGCTGAACTGGGCGTGATGCAGGCGCAGAACGCCCTGGACGCCCAGAACGCTGCCGTGGCACTGGCCGCGCTGCAATTGCTCCAGGCGACGGGCGAACTGGATCCGGTGCTGCTGGGCCAGCTCCCGGCGCTGCCCACCACGCCTGCTCCGGCCCAGGTCTCCCCTCCCCCATCACCCGGCGCAACGCCAGTCCCACCGCCCACCGAACCCAGCCCATCTACCGAAACCTCCGGAGGCCAACCATGA